A DNA window from Impatiens glandulifera chromosome 7, dImpGla2.1, whole genome shotgun sequence contains the following coding sequences:
- the LOC124910661 gene encoding proteasome subunit alpha type-5, whose protein sequence is MFLTRTEYDRGVNTFSPEGRLFQVEYAIEAIKLGSTAIGIKTKEGVVLAVEKRITSPLLEPSSVEKIMEIDEHIGCAMSGLIADARTLVEHARVETQNHRFSYGEPMTVESTTQALCDLALRFGEGDEESMSRPFGVSLLIAGHDENGPSLYYTDPSGTFWQCNAKAIGSGSEGADSSLQEQFNKDLTLAEAETIALSILKQVMEEKVTPNNVDIAKVSPTYHLYTPSEVEAVITRL, encoded by the exons ATGTTTCTTACAAG GACTGAGTACGACAGAGGTGTCAACACCTTCTCCCCGGAGGGACGATTGTTCCAGGTTGAATATGCTATTGAGGCTATTAAG CTTGGTTCCACTGCAATTGGGATAAAGACTAAGGAAGGTGTTGTGCTTGCCGTTGAGAAGCGCATCACTTCTCCACTTCTG GAACCAAGTAGTGTGGAGAAGATAATGGAGATTGACGAACATATTGGATGTGCAATGAGTGGATTAATTGCTGATGCACGTACACTTGTTGAACATGCTCGAGTTGAAACTCAA AATCATAGGTTCTCATATGGTGAACCCATGACTGTTGAGTCTACTACTCAAGCTCTATGTGATTTGGCATTGCGGTTTGGTGAAGGAGATGAAGAATCTATG TCTCGTCCATTTGGAGTGTCACTTCTCATTGCTGGTCATGATGAGAATGGACCTAGCTT GTACTATACCGATCCATCTGGGACATTCTGGCAGTGTAATGCTAAAGCTATTGGTTCTGGTTCAGAAGGTGCAGATAGCTCGTTGCAGGAACAATTCAACAAG GATCTTACACTTGCAGAAGCTGAAACTATAGCTCTTTCAATCCTGAAGCAAGTTATGGAAGAAAAG GTGACACCCAATAATGTTGACATTGCAAAGGTTTCACCTACTTACCACTTGTACACTCCTTCTGAGGTTGAGGCGGTTATTACCCGTTTGTGA